GGCCGTGCCGGAAGGGGTGTAGCGCAGCTCCGGGTCCCTTGTCAGATTGCCGATCAGGATTACTTTGTTAAGACTCGCCATTTTCCTGGGCTCCCGTTTCCTCCACGGCGGCTTCGGCGGCCGCTGGTTTATCCGCGACGGCGTACCTTCCCGCCGAACCGTCGAACAGCACAGTCATGGACTTTACGATGTTCTCGTTAAGGCGGAAATGCCTGTCCACCTTGGTCACGGCGCCGCTGTCCACGGTGTAGCGCAACACGTCGTAATAACCGTAGCGGTGCTTGCGGATGGGGTAGCCCAGGCGCCTTTTGCCCCATTTGTCCTCGGAGATGATGGAGCCCCCCTCGCCTT
This genomic interval from Nitrospinota bacterium contains the following:
- the rpsF gene encoding 30S ribosomal protein S6, whose translation is MTNDYESIFIVRPDLSDEDIEKELAAVRSLIEGEGGSIISEDKWGKRRLGYPIRKHRYGYYDVLRYTVDSGAVTKVDRHFRLNENIVKSMTVLFDGSAGRYAVADKPAAAEAAVEETGAQENGES